ACCGACTAACATGGACAACACGAGCCTAGGCATTCTCAAATTCCAGACTAAAATGGAATGTGGGACCTCCAACTCGGATAAGGAATCTTGTCCTAAAACCAATACTTTCAGGATCTCTCCGATAGAAAGTTGGATAGATCCGAATTTCAGGGAAAGTATACTTATTCCGAAAAGTCCAACAGCTAACGCCGCATATACGATTATAGGCGGGATTTTTTTCTTCTTCTCTTCCCCTTTACTTTCTAATTTAGGCGAAGAAGTTTCCAGAGAGGATACGATCATTTTTTATCAGTTGTTTTAGGATGGAATGATTCGAATAATTCTTCGATACCTTGACCAAGTCTTGGGCCAAAACCTAAAAGAACTAGATCGTCTATCGCAACTACTCTGGATTTTTTTCCGGCTGGAGTATCCTTTACACCTGGAAGCGCAAATACTCCGTCTTTTCCACCAAGGCTCTCTAAACCTCTGCTTGGAATTAGGATGATGTCGGGTTGTGCTGCGATGACTGCTTCCGGAGTGATCGGTTTAAAACCTGTGAATCCGCTCACTGCATTGATTCCTCCGCCGAGTCGGATCATTTCGTCTGCAGGTGTTTCTGTTCCAGAAACTTGTGCGAGGCCGGTTCCTCTATGATATACGAATAAAACCTTTGGTTTGGATTTTAATTTAGAAACCTTCTCCGCAATTTTGGAATGTTTTTTGCGAATATCTTGTACGAGCTTTTGGGCTTCTTTTTCGGCTCCGATCTCTTTTCCAATCGCAAGAATATTATTTAATGCAGGCTCTACTCCGGGAAGGCCAGGATAGATAATCACTTTTAAACCTGCGGATTTAAGTTGTTCAATTACTTCAGGAGGGCCTGCGTACTCTAATCCAAGGATTAAATTAGGCTTTAAAGATAGAATACCTTCTGCAGAAAGCATTCTTTGATAACCTACTTTAGGAAGTGCTAATGCTTCCGGAGGATAGAGGGAGGAGGTATCGTTTCCTACTACTAGTTTACCTTTTCCTAATGCAAAAACGATCTCCGATACGGTTCCGTTTAATGTTACGATCTTAAGATCCTTTGCTTCCGCAAAAATTGATGCAGGTAAACAAAGGAACAAAGCCAAGGTTATGAGTTTTTTCATATTGGTTCTCCCATTTTAATTGTTTTTACCGAACCCCCGGTACAGGTGAAGAAGAAGGTATCGGAGCCGAAGAATAATCTGCAGGAGCCGAGCCCGCACTGAACCGTCCATCTATCCCCACATAATAGAATCTAGGTTTTTGCGGATTATAAGTCAGATCGAAAGTATCTAGAAGGTTATCCACACCTGCGAATATTTCAAATGTTCCTAATATTTTTTGAGAAACTCTGATATTCAAATTGGTATGAGCGTTCACCATTCTTACGCCGTAAGTAGGTCCAGTAGTACAGTAAGATAAGTTTCTTTCCGTGCAATATTCTTGGATCCCTCCGGGAATATTTCCGAATAATGCATTGATCGTATTCGTTGCTTGCGTAGTAAGCTGAGCACTAAGCGTAGATAATTCCGTAGGCAACTGAGGATCACACCAGAGAGGATTTTTTTGACAGTAATAAGGTTGTTTTCCAAAGATCACTGCAAACAATGAGAAGCTGAATCCGCTAGGTTGGTGATCTATACGTATATTCGCATTCCATCTATGATAACCTCTTCCTTCTAGAGGAAGATTGGTCAGTTCATCCCTGGTATCCGTATACGTATAACCGCCGCCCAAGGAGACATTCTGATGAACTCTAAGGGTTACGGAGGATTCGAATCCTTTTGTAAGAGCCTTTTGGTAATTGGATGTATTAAAGATCTGTAATCCGGATGCGTCCCTTGTAGGATTAGTCCTAAATCCGATCAAGTTATCGATATTATTATAGAAGAAGTTAAAGCTGAACCAGAACACTTTGTTCGGTTCCCATTCTCCTCCCAAGTTATAACTGCGAGAAAGTTCAGGCTTTAGATCCGGATTCCCCGCTACTCTATAACCCACACCTGGATTTATGAAATTATAATATAGATCCTGGAAGCTGGGAGCTCTGTATCCTAAACCGTTGGCAGCTCTAATGCGGAATTTATCAGTTACATCGTAACGAATCGCTAATTTAGGAAGGATTTGTCCTCCGTAAATGGAGTCGTGGTCGGAGCGTATCCCGGGTACTATTTGGATCCTTGGAGCATTGGATATTCTCCATTCGTCCTGCACATAAAATGCATTTCTTTGTCTTTGAGCGTATCCATTCTGGGTTTGGTACGTATCCGTTCCAAGGATATCGCTCGCGCAGATATATGGAAAATTTCTTTTACAGTCCGGAGCTATCCTTGCAGAGGAAAATTGGTCTATTAAAGTTTCTGCACCATAGGAGATGACATGTCCGTCTGCGATTCTATGGTCTAAACGGGTTCTAACTTCTGTGACAGCGTTGTCCAGCTTCTCCCTTTTATCTTGAGCGTCCGACTTTCTTTGGTCGTATGTATAAGTATCAAAAAATCTGGCATAGTTAGTGTTTACGTTTAGGTTTAATGTTTTAGTAATTTCCCAATCTGCATTGACCGCGCCCATGAAGTCATGAGTTTTGTTGCTTCTATCGTATACTCCTCTTGGAGGGACCGCATCTACTGCGTTTTGATTCAGATATCTATAATAGAATTGGAAACCTATTTTAAAGGTTTCTGATATATCAAAAGTGGTTTTGTTGGAAACGTTTATATCTTCAAATGCACTACCTGAAGTAGATTCTAAAGGACCCTCATAAGGAAGTTTTTTGCGATAAATATAAAGTTTTGTCCAGAGAGGAGTGTCTACCGGAAATGGAGAATAACTAGGAGAGAGACTTTCTATTCTTCCATTTTTAGGTCCCAGGGTAGCATCCGGAGTTAGGTCGTAACCATCTCCTCTATGCCAACCGGCGGTAAAGTTAGTTGAGACGATCCCTTTACGGACTCCTACCGATGCATAGTTACGGAATTCTGTTCCGGTCCCGTAGTAGGTGGGATTTCCTCCACCCATAAAAGTCCTGAAGTTTGCGGAGTAAGGATCTTTTTGTTCCTTAGTGATGATGTTGATTACACCTGCAATCGCATCCGAACCGTAAAGAGCGGATGACGCACCTTTTACGATCTCGATTCTTTCTATATCTTCCGCTTTAAATCTGGTTAAGTCAATGGAACCACTGAAACGTCCTGTAGTTCTTTGTCCGTCCACTAAAATCAAAACGTTTTGACCCGCGAGACCTTGTAAACGAACTGTGGACCCTCTTTCTCCAGCTTGTGCGGGCCGAACTTCGATACCTGGAACGTTACCAAGAGTTTGGGAGATATCTCTTGCTCCCATGGCATCTATATCTTTTCTCGTGATCACCTCGGTAGTGATTGTGGAATCTTTTAAAAAGCCCTTTCTACGAGTACCGGTAACAGTGATAATGGAACCTCTATCGTTATTTCCAGCTTCCGGATTTACTTTAGGCTTATCAGAATCTTCTTTTATTTCTTCCGTCTTTTTTTCAGGCAGGACTTCTCCTTGGGAGAAGATAGGAACTCCTAGAAAACATAAACTTGAGAATAAGATCAGATAAAGAGTTCTATGTATGGTCTTCCCCATCAAGGAAGTACCTTCCATTTAAATGTAGGAAATCCGCTAGTGCTTGCGTTGTCATAATAATCCGTCATCTCCAACCCGAAGGAGGAAGTTCCGTCAGATCCTTGGATCAAATAACCTCTTGATTTCGGAGTAAGAATATGAGTGGTTCCATTATAATCGTACCAATCCCAAAGAGCCGGGCTTGCGTTTTCAGTTGCAGTTCCGAATCCGCCTCCTCCGGTTTGGGACATGAGCTCGTCTACTTCAGGGGTACAATCTCCTCCTGTCACGCTTGCTAAATTTGTATCACCCGCATTAAAACAAGAGCCTGCATTTCCCGAGCCGCTTGTTCCGCTATTCGTGCCGATTACGAATCTTTTAAATTTTAGATCCCAAGTTCCGGACTTAGTAGTTTCTACTCCGCCTGCCTTTAGATCTAAATAAACCCAGCAACCGCTTGCAGTTGCATTAACAATAGTCGTGAGGGTTCCGGAACCTGTTGTGGTTGTGTCTCCGGGGGCCTTAATACATCCACTACCGCCATCTTCCAATGCGGCTAAAATCGCAAGACCATCGTCTCCTCCGGTGCTAGGCCCGCAGAAAATGGTTAAAGTTGCTATGAGAATAATGAAAATTGAATATAATGTTTTCATTATTTAATCCCCCTTCTTCAAAAATTAATAATAACAGTAGGCGGCCGGAGTCCGACCGCCTGAAATCCTTAAAGCGCAGTAGTGCTATAGGTTACTACCTTAGTCGCAGTCACTCCGGAAGCAGAGCTACCGGTCTTGTAATATGTACTTGTGCTGCCTGTGGAACCGATCCCGGCGCCGCTTGGCCAATCTGCTTTATTGATGATCGCGTTGGATTCTGTAAGAGTGCATCTTTTCTTACAGTTAGCACCTTTGTAACCGCTTCCCCAGACTGTAAGTTTAGGAGTTGTGTCTGCGCTGATATCCAAACAAACATCGCTAGCAGTAGTAGTGAAGGAAGAGAACAAGCTAGTCCCGGTTCCTCCGAGAGCTGCAGTTGCAGTTCCATCATCCGTTCCATAAGCTGTGGTCGCGGAATAACCCGCGTAAACCATCGGCCCGCCTTGGTAGATATTCACTACGAGTCTTCCGTCACCTGCAGTAGTAGTAGGCGTGGAAGAAGTTCCTGATAGAGAATCTGTGTATCCGGTAGCCAAGTAGATGGTGCCGTGTCCGCTTATAGCTTGGATCAGAGCTCCTTCTAACCTGATATGTCTTGCCGCACCTGCAGTTGGGATGGAGATCAATTGGAAAGTATTGATCCCTGCAGTAATTGCGGTTTCTGCAATCTCATCATCTGTCACTGCAGCATCTACGCAGGCACTGTTTAATGCCCCGAGTACTAGTGCAGAGTTCGACTCTTTCGAGCCTTGGTCGCAATTCATTAAGAAAGATATTCCTAGAATCATCGTCAATAGCGCCTTGGTTGTGTTCCGTTTCATGTTTTCTCCTGTTGAGACTCAATTCTCATTAGTAGGAGTCATGTTTCTATATTTAGATATTGAAATGAGTCTAAAACTCAAAATTGGAACTTCTCGAAATCTGTCAATCAAGAATGAGAACAATTCTCAGAAGCAATACGGAAAAGTCCACCAAAGAATTCTCGAAAAGTCGGGCATGAAGATGGTTTTGGGAAAAGTAATTGATAGGTCTTCCTCCTTGGGTTAAAACTATTGGGCCGAAATCCGAACCTTTCGGTGACGGGCAGTTTCATAAATAGGAGGGTACAGTATGAAGAAAAAATGGGTGGTGGTTGCAAACCGAAGCGAGGCAAAAATTTTCGAATACCAAGGGCCGACTAACGGTTTGAAGCTGGTGCAAACAATGGAGAACCCCGAAGGCCGACTCAGAAATTCGGATCTAGTTACCGGAGCAGGTCAGGCTTCTAGATCGGATTTTGATTTTTTTCACGAACCGAAAAAGAGAGTGGCTGCGGCCTTTGCAGGTAAACTTAGCGATTTTATGAATTTGGAAAGGAAGAAGGATTCCTTCTCCAATTTTATTTTGGTTTCAGAGCCTGGCTTTATGGGAATGATCCTAGGCAAACTGGACGAAAAGTCTAGAGAAAGGATCTACCATAAGATGCCTAAAGATATCGTGCATGAAAGAGAGTCCAATTTGATGAACCATCTTAAGAGTGTTCTTGTAAGCGAAGCTTGAGATACTTTCGAATCGATGTTATTAAGGCCGCCTTCATGGCGGCTTTTTTATTGACGCGGCCGAATCCTAAACGATTCTACCTCAGAAAAAATTGGAGAGAGTCATGGCTGCCACAAAAGAAAAATATATTCTTTCTATTGATAGTGGAGGAAGTGGGATCCGAGCTATCTTGTTCGATAAGAAGGGCAGAATAGTTTCTCGCCAGTACGAAAAAACTCCTCCTATTGTAAGCGAGCCTGGCGCTCTAGAGCACGACCCCGAAAAACTTTGGCAGGCACTTGTTTCCATTCTTAAGAAAACTTTTAAGAACAAAAAGTTCCAGGCTGCAAACGTGGATTCACTTGGGATCTGCAACCAAAGAGGATCGTTTCTTCTTTGGGATAAATCTACGGGCAAACCTTTAACTAAGCTGATTAGTTGGGCCGACGTAAGAGCAGGACAAACTTCTGCCGAGATGAATGCAAATAAGATCTGGAAAGTGATCCAATTCGTATCCAGGATCTTAGGAACATTTACCGGCAATCCAATGTTGATCGCTACATATATGCTCAAGTTCACAACGGATCATGCTTCCGTTCGTTTGAAATGGGTATTCGACAAAAATCCTGAACTTAGAAAAAGAGCGAAGAAGGGTGAGATACTTTTCGGTACATTAGACACTTGGTTCGTGTACAAACTCACAAAAGGAAAGGAACATATCAGCGATCCTTCTAACGCTACAGTGACCGGGATGTTCAATCCTTTTCAATTACAATGGAATGCTCCTCTTTGCGGGATCTTCGGTATTCCAACGAAAATTTTTCCGAATGTAAAAGATACTGCTGCTGATTTCGGAACTACGGATACTTCTCTATTCGGTGCTGGAATTCCGATTAGAGCAGTGGTGGGAGATCAGATGGCGGCGCTATTCGGACACGCATGTTTCGAAAAAGGTGGAGTTAAAATTTCCCAAGGTTCCGGCGCATTCGTGGATATGAATATGGGGGATAAACCTAAAATTTCTAAAAGAGGTTTGTTCCCGCTAGTCGCTTGGAGACTTAACGGAAAAGCAACTTATATGTTAGAAGGTTATACGGGTACGGTGGGAACCCTGATCGATTGGCTTGGAAAAGGGATCGGCCTTTCAGATACTCCTAAAGTTTTGAATGAACTTGCTTCTCAAACAAACGATACTGAAGGAGTGGTCTTCGTTCCTACCGCTTCCGGAATGAGGTATCCTCATTTTAATCCGAATGCGAAGGCTTCCGTATTCGGACTTTCTCTAGCAACTCATAGAAGACATGTTGCAAGAGCAGTTTTAGAGGGAATCGCATTATCTTTATTTGATATATTAGAAGGGATCAAGAAGGACACCAATGTTCTAGTGCGTTCTATTATGGTGGACGGAGGGGTTTCTCAATCGGATATACTTCTACAATGTCTTGCGGATTTTTGTAATGTAGAGGTAAAACGTGCACCTGAGCCTGATATGACCGCTACCGGTGCCGCTTATCTTGCGGGACTTGGATCCGGTTATTGGAAAAATTTAGGAGAATTGAGTAAACTTGAAAGAGGTTATAAAGTATTTAAACCTAAGATGGATCCAAAGTTCAGGGAATTAAAATTGGAACGGTGGCATAGAGCAGTTCAATCCACTCTGAAGATAGATTAAATTACTCTTGGATACGAATGGAGCTAACTACTGTGGTCAATTGTTCAGCCAATTCTTCTGTAGGCTCCTCGTCTCCATTATAAGTGATTAAGATCATTCTTTTTTTAGCGGAGACAAGATAGACCATCCAATGCCTTCCATCTTCTTTTAAGAATTCGCAGGCGATGATCTTGGAGCCTTCGTTATTTTCAAAGAAAGCAGCCATTTCTCTTACGTATTCTATTTTATGGGTCGCAAGATATCTTTCTAATTCTTGTTCAGGTTCGAAGCTGCCTTCTTTATTTTCGAAAGCATAAACTTGCATGGCACCTGTACCATTCTCCTCAAAAAAAGCGGGAATGCCTTCGATCACAATATTCTGCCAATGGCCTGGGATTACCATACTATACCAGCCGGAGGGAGAACGATAAAGTCTGTAATCTAACTTTTTATCCATTGGAGAAACTATTTCGTCATCTTAATCCGGTTAAAAATCCAGGCAAGCATGTTTGGGAATACTTGACATTCGTGTTGTCTTAAACGATCCTCTCCTGTTGTGATCGCGATCCTGAAAAATAGAAGAGGCCCCTTTTATCTGATCACTACGTTTTTCGCGATTATATTTTTTGCGGTCTTTGCATCTTCTCTGGCGATCCTATTTTCCTTATTTCTGATCGCCGTACTGGTCTTGTATCCTGTTTTATTGGACTGGTTCTCTCGACTGTACGGACAGGAAGATATTGCGGACGAACTCCATTTTGCAAAAACTAAAGATGGATGGAATATTGCGTTACACAGACATATTCCTCCTATTCCGAATCCTGAACTCGCACCAGTGATTGTGGTACATGGGATTGCTACGAACAAATATGTGATCGATTTAGACAAACGACATTCTCTTCCTTATTATCTGAAGCTCAGAGGTTACGAGGTATTTGCAGTTTCTCTGAGAGGTGCCGGGAGTTCCTACCATGAAAGTAGTGGAGGCTATGAAGACTTCACTTTTGATGATATAGTAAAATATGATGTTCCTGCGATCATTTCCAAGGTGCTTTCTATAACGGATAGTAAACGTGTAAACTGGGTAGGCCATTCTATGGGGGCCATGATCTTCTATTCTTACTTAGGGATCACGTCTAAGTCCGAAAAAGAAAAGATCGCAAGCTTTGTTTCTTTGGGTGGCCCAGGAAATTTGAATCATTTGGGTTTAAGTCTGATCGGTTTACTTTCCAGATTTCCTCGTGCTAGAAAAGTTTTGGATCTGAAGTTCGGAGCTTCTATGCTCGCACCTTTGGCCGGAGAAATTTACACTCCTATCGATCAGATACTTTATAATCCTAAAGCAACCCGACCTAGAATAGTTAAAAAGGTGATGAAGAACGCAGTTGAAAATATCAGCGAAGGACTAATCGAACAGTTCATGTCTTGGATAGAGACAAAGAAGATGAGTTCCTTAAATGGATTTTATGATTATATAGATCTCCAGAAAGAGATCACTGTTCCTAGTTTATTTATTGCGGGTGCAAATGACGCGATCGCAACTCCTGACACAGTTAGATTCGTATACGAAAGAGCTGGGACTAAGATCAAAAAATTTTATGTGATCTCAAAGGAAGAAGGTGCCAGCGATGATTACGGTCACGGGTGTTTAATCCTAGCGGAGAAGGCGGAAGACGATGTATTTCCCAAAGTTGAAAGCTTCTTAAGAGAACATGGGACTTCTAAAAAGCAGAGCTGGTTTTTTAGATTAAAACGCAAATTTCGGCAGAAAGTTCGATCCTAATCCGACATAATCCTTAATCTGCCACCTTAAAAGAGTAGCATTCTTCCTCATATCTCACCAAATCCTAAGTATGTCTCAATATAAATATGCTTATATTATAGACATATTCTGAAATTGTACCTACAATTTGGGCATGATACTTAGATCTGAAGAATTGGTACGCTAATTGCATAAGATCTCGGTAGAGCGAAACGAATCCAAAGAGAAAAAGAATCGGATACGTAGAGGTGCTTGACCATGATAGAACTCAAATTTGGGCAAAGAAAAGTCGTTAACTTTAGGGGTGCAAGGAAGGTCGTCGGCGGTTTAACCGAGAAGAATAAGATCGATATCCTTCTTTATATCAGTAAGGAATTCGCAAATGCGGATAAGGAAGAGGAACTTTACGATATCGTAATCAGCCTTTGTAAGGATATCTTTGAGTGCGATAATACCACCCTTAGGATGTGGAAGGGAAATCTTCTAGTTCCTTCTCGCTTCTTTAAAGAAACAATACCACCTCGTCGGGATCTTAGTCAGGACGAAGGTTATTCTGGATTTACTTTTAAAACCCGAATGCCCTTGCTCATCCAAGACTTAACACATCATGCGGAATACATAGACGAGGGAGAAACCACCAGAGCCGTTATGTGCGTTCCAATCATGTACAAAGAAGATTGTCTCGGAACGATTGCGGTAGAATCCGACACTGAATTTTTCTATAGAGAAGATGATCTCGAGATCTTAGAAGCACTCGGTTCCCAGCTTGCTCTTGCGATCACAAGCGTTCGTTTGATCCAAGGTTTGGTTCATGCGAATGAAAGAGAGGCTCAGATCCTGAAACAATTGGAATGGGATATGAGAATGGGGCGTAACGTCCAAAGCCAGATCGTAGAAACTGCGATTGCCCCTTGGAACGGTCTACATTTCGGAACATATTATGAACCTATGACGGAAGTTTCCGGAGATTACTTTAATGTGGTCAGACAAGGAAACTCGATCACTGCGATCATAGTGGATGTGTCGGGGCATGGTATTCCTGCCGCGTTAGTTACGATGTCCATCCATTACCAATTTCAACGTTGTACTTCCCTTGGTATGGGACTATCCGAAACTTTGGCCGAGTTGGGTGAATCCATTCGGCCACAGCTTCCGGATGGCACTTATTTCACGGCATTCATCCTGAAAGTATATAGTGACTATACATATTCTTATGTGAATGCGGCTCACCAGAAAATGCTACATTACCATAACGGTCATGGAAGGATAGAAGAGCTGGATACTCAAGGAGTTCCTCTTGGTATTTTTGAAGTAGAAAGAAGTAATTTCGAAGAGAAACACGGAAGAATACTTCCCGGAGATATTTTATTCTTACCAACGGATGGCATAACGGAACAGAAGAATGAACAACGCCAAGAGTTAGGAAACCAACGCTTTATAGAATGGATCCGCCAAGAAAAATCGACTATCGAAGAGCAAAGAGATAAAATCTATGTTTCCGACCTGGTCGGTTCCTTGATAGGAAGATTCAAAAGATATAAAGGAGATATGAGAAATGGTGACGACGTTTCTTTACTTGCTCTCCAATGCAATCCTGAACTTGGAAAAGCAAAGACATTACTTTCTTTAGCAAAGTCCGCTGCAAAAGCTAAGAAAGACCAAGTCGCATACGACAAGGCCCTGGAAGTATTCTCCATGGATGAGTCTCTCAAAGACAGTTTGGTCCTTCTCGGAAAAATGTATTACAGAGATAGAAATTTCGAAAAGAGCGTACAGTTCTTGGAGAAGTATATCAAAACCAGCGGAGAAGAATCCGAACATATCCATTATCTTTTGGGAAGAGCGTATTACGAACTGGAGAATATTCCGGAGGCAAAGAGAGCGTTAAAACGTTCCCTCGCTATCGACCATACTTACGCAAAGTCCAGCTTAAGATTGGCTAGATGTTATCTGAAAGATAATGAAACTCCTAAGGCGATCAAGGTCCTGCAACAAGGGATTAAAAGTGCGCCTACGAATGAGTATCTAAAAATTTCCCTTAAAAAGTTGGAGGAATTAGTAAAAAGAAAATCAGGAGATCTAGTCGTTTCGGAACAAAGAAAAGAAGCGGTTTAAATTAATAAGCGAAGTTCAGGAATCGTGTTTAAAAAATATATAGGAGATTTAGGAAAAATATGCGCATATTGATATTACTTACGCTCGCCTTTGCTTCGAGCGGAATTTGGGCCGATGATGCGGCTCCTGCGACCGCCGAATCCGCGTTAAGCGCAGTTGCAACTTTAAGAGATGAAACGAATTGGTTATGGACCTGTATCGCGGGCTTTTTGGTATTTTTTATGCAGGCTGGTTTTGCCTTGGTCGAGGCCGGGTTTACTAGAGCAAAAAATACGGTAAATATTCTAATGAAGAACTTCATGGACTTTTCCTTGGGTTCTTTAGCTTACTGGTTGATCGGATTTTCGATCATGTTTGGACCTCAGATCCTTAGTGGTGTCGGATTCGGTTCCATATCTTTGGCAGATAGTCTTTTGATCGTAGACGGAAAACCTGATCCGAGTAAGTTTACATTCTTCATATTCCAATTGGTGTTCGCAGGAACGGCTGCAACTATCGTTTCAGGAGCTATGGCAGAAAGGACTAAGTTCGTGGACTACGTGATCTTCTCCGTATTGATCACTGCGTTTGTATACCCTGTTTTCGGATCGCTTGCATGGTCGAACTTATTCAATCCGGATAACAAAGGTTATTTGGTAGAATCCGGATTTATAGATTTTGCCGGTTCCACTGTGGTTCACTCTGTAGGTGGATGGGCAGGACTTGCCGGAACTAT
This window of the Leptospira hartskeerlii genome carries:
- a CDS encoding heme/hemin ABC transporter substrate-binding protein; its protein translation is MKKLITLALFLCLPASIFAEAKDLKIVTLNGTVSEIVFALGKGKLVVGNDTSSLYPPEALALPKVGYQRMLSAEGILSLKPNLILGLEYAGPPEVIEQLKSAGLKVIIYPGLPGVEPALNNILAIGKEIGAEKEAQKLVQDIRKKHSKIAEKVSKLKSKPKVLFVYHRGTGLAQVSGTETPADEMIRLGGGINAVSGFTGFKPITPEAVIAAQPDIILIPSRGLESLGGKDGVFALPGVKDTPAGKKSRVVAIDDLVLLGFGPRLGQGIEELFESFHPKTTDKK
- a CDS encoding TonB-dependent receptor plug domain-containing protein; this translates as MEGTSLMGKTIHRTLYLILFSSLCFLGVPIFSQGEVLPEKKTEEIKEDSDKPKVNPEAGNNDRGSIITVTGTRRKGFLKDSTITTEVITRKDIDAMGARDISQTLGNVPGIEVRPAQAGERGSTVRLQGLAGQNVLILVDGQRTTGRFSGSIDLTRFKAEDIERIEIVKGASSALYGSDAIAGVINIITKEQKDPYSANFRTFMGGGNPTYYGTGTEFRNYASVGVRKGIVSTNFTAGWHRGDGYDLTPDATLGPKNGRIESLSPSYSPFPVDTPLWTKLYIYRKKLPYEGPLESTSGSAFEDINVSNKTTFDISETFKIGFQFYYRYLNQNAVDAVPPRGVYDRSNKTHDFMGAVNADWEITKTLNLNVNTNYARFFDTYTYDQRKSDAQDKREKLDNAVTEVRTRLDHRIADGHVISYGAETLIDQFSSARIAPDCKRNFPYICASDILGTDTYQTQNGYAQRQRNAFYVQDEWRISNAPRIQIVPGIRSDHDSIYGGQILPKLAIRYDVTDKFRIRAANGLGYRAPSFQDLYYNFINPGVGYRVAGNPDLKPELSRSYNLGGEWEPNKVFWFSFNFFYNNIDNLIGFRTNPTRDASGLQIFNTSNYQKALTKGFESSVTLRVHQNVSLGGGYTYTDTRDELTNLPLEGRGYHRWNANIRIDHQPSGFSFSLFAVIFGKQPYYCQKNPLWCDPQLPTELSTLSAQLTTQATNTINALFGNIPGGIQEYCTERNLSYCTTGPTYGVRMVNAHTNLNIRVSQKILGTFEIFAGVDNLLDTFDLTYNPQKPRFYYVGIDGRFSAGSAPADYSSAPIPSSSPVPGVR
- a CDS encoding HmuY family protein, which codes for MKTLYSIFIILIATLTIFCGPSTGGDDGLAILAALEDGGSGCIKAPGDTTTTGSGTLTTIVNATASGCWVYLDLKAGGVETTKSGTWDLKFKRFVIGTNSGTSGSGNAGSCFNAGDTNLASVTGGDCTPEVDELMSQTGGGGFGTATENASPALWDWYDYNGTTHILTPKSRGYLIQGSDGTSSFGLEMTDYYDNASTSGFPTFKWKVLP
- a CDS encoding host attachment protein — its product is MKKKWVVVANRSEAKIFEYQGPTNGLKLVQTMENPEGRLRNSDLVTGAGQASRSDFDFFHEPKKRVAAAFAGKLSDFMNLERKKDSFSNFILVSEPGFMGMILGKLDEKSRERIYHKMPKDIVHERESNLMNHLKSVLVSEA
- a CDS encoding glycerol kinase 5, producing MAATKEKYILSIDSGGSGIRAILFDKKGRIVSRQYEKTPPIVSEPGALEHDPEKLWQALVSILKKTFKNKKFQAANVDSLGICNQRGSFLLWDKSTGKPLTKLISWADVRAGQTSAEMNANKIWKVIQFVSRILGTFTGNPMLIATYMLKFTTDHASVRLKWVFDKNPELRKRAKKGEILFGTLDTWFVYKLTKGKEHISDPSNATVTGMFNPFQLQWNAPLCGIFGIPTKIFPNVKDTAADFGTTDTSLFGAGIPIRAVVGDQMAALFGHACFEKGGVKISQGSGAFVDMNMGDKPKISKRGLFPLVAWRLNGKATYMLEGYTGTVGTLIDWLGKGIGLSDTPKVLNELASQTNDTEGVVFVPTASGMRYPHFNPNAKASVFGLSLATHRRHVARAVLEGIALSLFDILEGIKKDTNVLVRSIMVDGGVSQSDILLQCLADFCNVEVKRAPEPDMTATGAAYLAGLGSGYWKNLGELSKLERGYKVFKPKMDPKFRELKLERWHRAVQSTLKID
- a CDS encoding alpha/beta fold hydrolase, giving the protein MIAILKNRRGPFYLITTFFAIIFFAVFASSLAILFSLFLIAVLVLYPVLLDWFSRLYGQEDIADELHFAKTKDGWNIALHRHIPPIPNPELAPVIVVHGIATNKYVIDLDKRHSLPYYLKLRGYEVFAVSLRGAGSSYHESSGGYEDFTFDDIVKYDVPAIISKVLSITDSKRVNWVGHSMGAMIFYSYLGITSKSEKEKIASFVSLGGPGNLNHLGLSLIGLLSRFPRARKVLDLKFGASMLAPLAGEIYTPIDQILYNPKATRPRIVKKVMKNAVENISEGLIEQFMSWIETKKMSSLNGFYDYIDLQKEITVPSLFIAGANDAIATPDTVRFVYERAGTKIKKFYVISKEEGASDDYGHGCLILAEKAEDDVFPKVESFLREHGTSKKQSWFFRLKRKFRQKVRS
- a CDS encoding SpoIIE family protein phosphatase, which translates into the protein MIELKFGQRKVVNFRGARKVVGGLTEKNKIDILLYISKEFANADKEEELYDIVISLCKDIFECDNTTLRMWKGNLLVPSRFFKETIPPRRDLSQDEGYSGFTFKTRMPLLIQDLTHHAEYIDEGETTRAVMCVPIMYKEDCLGTIAVESDTEFFYREDDLEILEALGSQLALAITSVRLIQGLVHANEREAQILKQLEWDMRMGRNVQSQIVETAIAPWNGLHFGTYYEPMTEVSGDYFNVVRQGNSITAIIVDVSGHGIPAALVTMSIHYQFQRCTSLGMGLSETLAELGESIRPQLPDGTYFTAFILKVYSDYTYSYVNAAHQKMLHYHNGHGRIEELDTQGVPLGIFEVERSNFEEKHGRILPGDILFLPTDGITEQKNEQRQELGNQRFIEWIRQEKSTIEEQRDKIYVSDLVGSLIGRFKRYKGDMRNGDDVSLLALQCNPELGKAKTLLSLAKSAAKAKKDQVAYDKALEVFSMDESLKDSLVLLGKMYYRDRNFEKSVQFLEKYIKTSGEESEHIHYLLGRAYYELENIPEAKRALKRSLAIDHTYAKSSLRLARCYLKDNETPKAIKVLQQGIKSAPTNEYLKISLKKLEELVKRKSGDLVVSEQRKEAV